In Nitrospirota bacterium, the following proteins share a genomic window:
- a CDS encoding nucleotidyltransferase domain-containing protein, giving the protein MIKFERLPADILSRILEGKKILVKDDNVIFVYIFGGLAEGDAKPLSDIDIAVYLRDTSNLVEYKLQLFDKLTDALGTSELDLIILNTAPISLTGRILQKKQTLVDKEPPIRHAYESITLREFFDFKVKEDAFFARRYGVGR; this is encoded by the coding sequence ATGATAAAATTTGAAAGATTGCCAGCAGATATCCTGTCAAGAATCCTTGAGGGGAAAAAGATTCTTGTTAAAGATGACAATGTTATTTTTGTATACATCTTTGGTGGGCTTGCTGAAGGTGACGCCAAACCTCTTTCTGATATCGATATCGCTGTTTATCTAAGAGACACGAGCAATCTTGTCGAATACAAACTTCAGCTTTTCGATAAACTTACAGATGCCCTTGGGACAAGCGAACTTGACCTTATAATACTTAATACAGCCCCTATCAGCCTTACAGGAAGGATTTTGCAAAAGAAACAGACCCTTGTAGATAAGGAGCCACCAATTCGCCATGCCTATGAATCAATAACATTGAGGGAATTTTTTGATTTTAAAGTAAAAGAGGATGCCTTCTTTGCAAGGAGGTATGGAGTTGGTAGATAA
- a CDS encoding DUF86 domain-containing protein: MELVDKAVVLRKISELEIYQKQIREFSNITLQAYKADWKTQRIVERTLQIMIETCADIANHIVSDRGMRSPTSYADTFKVLFENNIIVPELFTIMEKMAKFRNVVIHQYEEVDAEIVVVILKKHLGDFERFKDAVLAYLKSSPEA; this comes from the coding sequence ATGGAGTTGGTAGATAAGGCTGTTGTCCTTAGAAAGATTTCAGAACTCGAAATATATCAGAAGCAGATAAGAGAGTTTTCTAATATAACACTCCAGGCCTATAAGGCAGACTGGAAAACCCAGCGTATTGTTGAAAGGACTCTCCAGATAATGATAGAGACCTGTGCAGACATTGCTAATCACATTGTCTCTGATAGAGGTATGAGATCTCCCACGAGTTATGCTGATACATTTAAGGTCTTGTTCGAGAACAATATTATTGTTCCAGAGCTATTTACCATCATGGAAAAAATGGCCAAGTTCAGGAATGTTGTTATCCATCAGTATGAAGAGGTGGATGCTGAGATTGTAGTTGTTATCCTGAAAAAGCATCTCGGAGATTTTGAAAGATTTAAAGATGCAGTTCTGGCGTATCTGAAAAGTTCTCCGGAAGCCTGA
- a CDS encoding cupin domain-containing protein produces MPKKEKAPISCDWKMRSTTSRGKKAHIKNKSKLCKHRGNFTWQGIKTEKYKPEAGNWAAIVRRVIIGNYGESAKFHLRYFEIAPGGQSSFEKHRHEHVVVVIRGNGKVFLNKKHHKLSFLDIVYISPNTPHQLLNPFNEPFGFLCAVPAKRDRPIAL; encoded by the coding sequence ATGCCTAAAAAGGAAAAAGCCCCAATATCATGTGATTGGAAGATGAGGTCTACAACCAGCAGAGGAAAGAAGGCACACATAAAAAATAAAAGCAAACTCTGCAAACACAGGGGCAATTTCACATGGCAGGGCATAAAGACAGAAAAATATAAGCCAGAGGCTGGGAATTGGGCAGCTATTGTAAGGCGAGTTATAATCGGCAATTACGGCGAATCTGCAAAATTTCACCTGAGATACTTTGAGATTGCTCCAGGAGGCCAGAGCAGCTTTGAAAAACACAGGCATGAGCATGTGGTAGTAGTAATCAGGGGCAATGGAAAAGTATTTTTAAACAAAAAACATCACAAGCTAAGTTTTCTCGACATTGTCTATATATCGCCCAATACGCCTCATCAGCTTCTGAACCCTTTTAACGAGCCATTTGGATTTCTCTGCGCCGTACCTGCAAAAAGAGATAGACCGATTGCCCTGTAA
- a CDS encoding alcohol dehydrogenase catalytic domain-containing protein: MKVAKLYSFTDIRIEDIPIPQIGPRDALIKTKACGICSGDVMPWYIEKKAPLVLGHEPVGEIVELGSSLVTRHSSLSVGDMVFVHHHAPCLNLKSCRYCKRGDYVQCDTWRDTRIIPGGISEYILIPEINLRNDTLILPEDIDYEDGTLIEPTACVVKSLKRASIKKGDTILVIGLGVMGQMHILLAREFGIEKIIGADMVPFRLNKALEFGADYVIDVSKENLIERAKDLTDGFMADVVIVGPNSVEAVKQGIEAVSKGGTVILFTPVKPGENLTIDPNHLYFRDINIVTSYSCGPTDTRESLRFISEGVVGAEKLITHRFPVEKTAEAFKLTSRASDALKSIIAFD; encoded by the coding sequence ATGAAAGTAGCAAAGCTTTATAGCTTCACCGATATACGAATAGAAGATATCCCCATTCCGCAGATCGGCCCTCGTGATGCACTTATAAAGACAAAGGCCTGTGGCATCTGCTCAGGGGATGTGATGCCATGGTATATAGAAAAGAAGGCGCCCCTCGTGTTAGGCCACGAGCCAGTGGGTGAGATTGTAGAATTAGGCTCGTCACTTGTCACTCGTCACTCGTCACTTTCTGTTGGTGACATGGTATTTGTTCACCATCATGCGCCGTGCCTAAACTTAAAATCCTGTAGATATTGCAAGCGTGGCGATTATGTCCAGTGTGATACATGGCGGGACACGAGGATAATCCCAGGCGGCATCTCTGAATACATACTCATACCTGAGATAAATCTAAGAAACGATACGCTGATACTTCCAGAAGATATAGACTATGAAGATGGGACATTGATTGAGCCAACTGCATGTGTTGTTAAATCTTTAAAGAGGGCGTCCATAAAAAAGGGTGACACCATACTTGTCATCGGGCTCGGCGTTATGGGACAGATGCATATACTACTTGCCAGGGAATTCGGCATAGAAAAAATAATCGGCGCTGATATGGTACCATTCAGGCTGAATAAGGCACTGGAGTTTGGCGCTGATTATGTCATAGATGTCTCTAAAGAAAATCTCATAGAGAGAGCGAAGGACTTGACCGATGGTTTTATGGCAGATGTTGTGATTGTTGGCCCAAACAGTGTGGAGGCTGTGAAACAGGGGATAGAGGCTGTTTCAAAGGGTGGGACAGTGATTTTGTTTACACCTGTAAAGCCAGGGGAAAATCTTACAATAGACCCTAACCACCTGTATTTCAGGGATATAAATATAGTCACAAGTTACTCATGCGGCCCTACAGATACAAGGGAATCGCTCAGGTTCATATCAGAAGGTGTTGTGGGGGCTGAAAAGTTAATCACCCACAGGTTCCCTGTTGAAAAGACAGCAGAGGCATTCAAGCTCACTTCTCGGGCGAGTGATGCACTTAAAAGTATTATTGCTTTCGATTAA